Proteins from a genomic interval of Croceicoccus naphthovorans:
- a CDS encoding MBL fold metallo-hydrolase, translating to MFLEKIKTPGLSHLSYIIGSGGQAAVIDPRRDCEVYVEKARAEGLEITHIFETHRNEDLLSGSPILADLTGATVYHGPNAAGEIVFANTAREGDCFELGQLRIEVLETPGHTDDHLAFVIHDSEYCEGPVGVFTGDALFVGDVGRTDFYPERKEEVAGLLFDSLQKLCGLGDQAIIYPAHGAGSVCGSGMADREFSTIGHERCNNPRLRISDRDEFIKAKVAEHHYQPPYFRLMERLNLEGSDAAPRIMRPRRLGLEDLSKSGADHLVDVREPLAYAAGHLPGAMCLPVGMIPAFAGWFLGEGDRIALVASQEDQLAHATAHLVRIGLDNVVGGYVGVVPAAAQGKAMRNIPMIGTEEIARRLNQDSREWTLLDVRDADERQEASIDGSEHIYVGELNTRWKELDRNRHYTLMCASGMRASVAAGWLASQGFKRLDIYLGSMGAWKQQSS from the coding sequence ATGTTTCTGGAGAAGATCAAAACCCCCGGTCTCTCGCACCTCTCGTATATCATCGGCTCGGGCGGGCAGGCGGCGGTCATCGATCCGCGCCGGGACTGCGAGGTCTATGTCGAAAAGGCCCGGGCCGAAGGGCTGGAGATCACGCATATCTTCGAAACCCATCGCAATGAGGATCTGCTCAGCGGCTCGCCGATTTTGGCCGATTTGACAGGAGCCACGGTCTATCACGGGCCCAACGCGGCAGGCGAGATCGTTTTTGCCAATACCGCACGCGAGGGCGATTGTTTCGAGCTGGGTCAATTGCGGATCGAGGTGCTTGAAACACCTGGACACACCGACGATCATCTCGCTTTCGTCATCCATGACAGCGAATATTGCGAGGGACCGGTCGGCGTCTTTACCGGCGATGCGCTGTTCGTCGGCGATGTCGGGCGCACCGACTTCTATCCCGAGCGCAAGGAAGAAGTCGCGGGCCTTTTGTTCGATTCCCTGCAGAAACTTTGCGGCCTCGGCGATCAGGCGATTATCTACCCGGCGCATGGTGCGGGCTCGGTCTGCGGGTCGGGAATGGCGGACCGGGAATTCTCGACAATCGGCCACGAGCGATGCAACAACCCGCGACTGCGCATCTCCGACCGCGACGAGTTCATCAAGGCGAAGGTGGCAGAACACCACTACCAGCCGCCCTATTTCCGGCTGATGGAGCGGCTCAACCTCGAAGGGTCCGATGCCGCGCCGCGGATTATGCGGCCAAGGCGTCTGGGGCTGGAAGACCTTAGCAAGAGCGGCGCTGATCACCTGGTCGATGTGCGCGAGCCGCTCGCCTACGCTGCCGGCCATCTGCCGGGTGCCATGTGCCTTCCGGTGGGAATGATACCGGCCTTTGCCGGATGGTTCCTCGGTGAAGGCGACAGGATCGCGCTCGTCGCTTCCCAGGAAGACCAGCTAGCCCACGCCACGGCCCATCTGGTGCGCATCGGTCTCGATAATGTTGTCGGCGGCTATGTCGGCGTGGTTCCGGCCGCTGCTCAGGGCAAAGCGATGCGCAACATTCCCATGATCGGCACCGAGGAAATCGCGCGCAGGCTCAATCAGGACAGCCGTGAATGGACTTTGCTCGACGTGCGCGACGCGGACGAACGACAGGAAGCAAGCATCGACGGCTCAGAACATATCTATGTTGGCGAGCTCAACACGCGATGGAAAGAGCTCGACCGCAACCGACACTACACGCTGATGTGCGCGAGCGGCATGCGGGCGAGCGTTGCCGCAGGCTGGCTGGCGAGCCAGGGCTTCAAGCGCCTCGACATCTATCTCGGCTCCATGGGCGCTTGGAAGCAGCAAAGCTCGTAG
- a CDS encoding TolC family protein, whose amino-acid sequence MQAQVVLAQPVGYEEALRAAREDQPLLQAAQLRIDGTRDVSDAADELPDPILRGGIANLPITGPVAIEFDRQLPTQIAVGIEQPIPNLAKRRARRGVANSDVAIAQMRFGVAQQRIDIATSAAWIDLYYAEQKLAFAHTALSDLRRLQPVANSAVASGSARPAESLAIRRELLVIEDAITRIEAERDAARAMLASYVRTDSPTIAGDAPAANVDSGSLEQALDLNPVIRLADAATGRAEANADLARADLRPDFGVSVNYGRRDPAFGDAFSVMGSVTLPIFTDQRQRPRIRAAEAEAAAAQAERDDRLRALRVQFESDLASWRSAKRQWERARDELLPLARQRVELETASFAAGNADLIDVIAAKADLALLDLEIFEREAATVEWAEMLRLTYGEQQP is encoded by the coding sequence ATGCAGGCGCAGGTCGTACTCGCGCAGCCGGTTGGCTATGAAGAAGCCTTGCGGGCAGCGCGCGAGGATCAGCCGCTGCTCCAGGCCGCGCAATTGCGTATCGATGGGACGCGAGATGTCTCGGATGCCGCAGATGAGCTGCCCGATCCTATCTTGCGTGGCGGGATTGCAAACCTGCCAATTACCGGGCCTGTGGCGATCGAGTTTGATCGCCAGCTTCCAACGCAGATTGCTGTTGGCATTGAGCAACCAATCCCAAACCTTGCAAAGCGCCGAGCGCGTCGAGGTGTGGCGAACTCAGATGTAGCCATCGCGCAAATGCGATTTGGGGTTGCGCAGCAACGGATCGACATCGCCACATCAGCGGCTTGGATCGACTTGTACTATGCCGAACAGAAGCTCGCCTTCGCCCATACGGCTCTCAGCGATCTGCGCAGGCTACAGCCGGTGGCAAACAGCGCTGTTGCATCCGGATCGGCCCGTCCTGCTGAAAGCCTCGCCATTCGCCGCGAGCTTCTGGTCATCGAAGATGCGATCACGCGAATAGAAGCCGAACGCGACGCTGCACGCGCTATGCTGGCCAGCTACGTTCGAACAGACAGTCCTACCATCGCGGGTGATGCGCCAGCAGCCAATGTCGACAGCGGCAGCCTCGAGCAAGCTCTGGACCTTAACCCCGTCATCCGTCTTGCCGATGCGGCCACCGGACGCGCAGAAGCGAACGCCGACCTCGCGCGCGCCGACTTGCGCCCCGACTTCGGAGTGAGCGTAAACTATGGCCGACGCGACCCTGCCTTCGGAGACGCATTCTCTGTCATGGGATCGGTTACCCTGCCCATCTTCACCGATCAACGTCAAAGGCCGCGCATTCGCGCCGCCGAGGCAGAAGCTGCTGCGGCGCAGGCAGAGCGCGATGATCGCTTGCGCGCGCTGCGTGTGCAATTCGAATCCGATCTCGCCTCATGGCGCAGTGCGAAGCGCCAATGGGAACGCGCCCGCGATGAATTGCTGCCGCTGGCCCGGCAAAGGGTTGAACTGGAAACGGCGAGCTTTGCTGCCGGAAACGCAGACCTGATCGATGTGATTGCAGCAAAGGCGGATCTGGCCTTGCTCGATCTTGAAATCTTTGAACGCGAAGCCGCGACCGTGGAATGGGCCGAGATGCTTCGCTTGACCTACGGGGAGCAGCAGCCATGA
- a CDS encoding efflux RND transporter periplasmic adaptor subunit translates to MSDTVDSSGPSKRTYAIIAAVALVSLGAGYALSLVGDEGEGGMSGSSETECEEVLYWYDPMVPGQRFDEPGKSPFMDMMLVPKCAGEAAEAGVRIDPGLVQNFGIRTAAAEFGVLEPEITVTGVLAYNSRDVAIVQPRAGGYVQRTYGLAQDDVVRRGAPIVDILVPDWGGAQREYIAVLDTGDQALADAMRQRMRLLGMTDAMIASVERTRRVQNTFTVTAPVGGAVTVLGVRPGMTVTEGQTLAEITGFSPIWLEASVPEVQAVNIRQGQPISATLAAYPDERFAGRIVAILPSADAASRTITVRAELPNPRGRLKPGMFAQVSLSPDTRRALLVPSEAVIRTGRRNLVMLKQDEGAFLPAEVEIGREANGRTEILAGLAEGEEVVTSGQFLIDSEASLAGIDIRSIDGTMSMASDGSAKMRTYTATGRVTKIAGASITLNHAPVPALEWPSMVMPFALADAALVDGIEPGDTVEFTFSQHDTGPRIESIRKTER, encoded by the coding sequence ATGAGCGATACAGTCGACAGCTCCGGCCCTTCAAAGCGAACCTATGCAATCATCGCGGCCGTCGCGCTTGTCAGCCTCGGCGCTGGATACGCGCTCTCGCTCGTAGGAGATGAGGGCGAGGGTGGGATGTCGGGCTCCTCCGAGACGGAGTGCGAAGAGGTGCTCTACTGGTACGATCCGATGGTTCCCGGACAGCGCTTTGACGAGCCTGGCAAGTCGCCCTTCATGGACATGATGCTGGTACCCAAATGCGCGGGAGAAGCCGCCGAAGCGGGCGTCCGGATTGATCCGGGCCTTGTCCAGAATTTCGGCATTCGCACCGCAGCGGCCGAGTTCGGAGTTCTCGAGCCGGAAATCACCGTGACGGGTGTCCTGGCATACAACAGCCGGGATGTTGCCATCGTCCAGCCAAGAGCGGGCGGTTATGTCCAACGCACCTATGGCCTTGCGCAGGACGATGTCGTGCGTCGCGGCGCTCCGATCGTCGATATCTTGGTCCCTGATTGGGGCGGCGCGCAGCGCGAGTACATTGCCGTGCTCGATACCGGCGATCAGGCACTTGCAGACGCGATGCGGCAGCGCATGCGCCTGCTCGGCATGACCGATGCGATGATCGCGTCGGTCGAACGCACCCGCCGCGTCCAGAACACGTTTACAGTCACCGCACCGGTGGGCGGCGCTGTAACAGTGCTGGGGGTGCGTCCAGGCATGACCGTGACGGAAGGCCAGACACTCGCGGAGATTACAGGCTTCTCGCCGATATGGCTGGAAGCTTCGGTTCCTGAAGTCCAGGCCGTAAATATCCGGCAGGGCCAACCCATCAGTGCGACCCTGGCAGCGTATCCTGATGAGCGATTTGCGGGACGAATTGTTGCCATCCTTCCTAGCGCCGATGCCGCGAGCCGAACCATCACCGTCCGGGCTGAGCTGCCGAACCCACGCGGCAGGTTGAAGCCAGGGATGTTTGCGCAGGTGTCGCTTTCACCCGACACACGGCGAGCCTTGCTGGTACCGTCGGAGGCGGTCATTCGAACCGGCCGCCGCAATCTTGTGATGCTCAAGCAGGATGAAGGCGCCTTTCTTCCAGCCGAGGTCGAAATCGGACGCGAGGCGAATGGCAGGACTGAGATCCTGGCAGGCCTTGCCGAAGGCGAAGAGGTCGTCACTTCCGGGCAGTTCCTGATCGACTCCGAGGCGAGTTTGGCCGGGATCGATATCAGGTCGATCGACGGAACCATGAGCATGGCATCCGATGGCTCAGCAAAGATGAGGACGTACACCGCCACGGGAAGAGTGACGAAAATCGCTGGTGCTTCGATCACTCTCAATCACGCGCCGGTTCCCGCCCTCGAATGGCCAAGCATGGTCATGCCCTTCGCCCTCGCCGACGCCGCTCTAGTTGACGGTATTGAACCGGGCGATACTGTCGAGTTCACCTTCTCGCAGCACGACACCGGTCCGCGCATCGAGTCTATCAGGAAGACCGAGCGATGA
- a CDS encoding efflux RND transporter permease subunit, protein MIARIIDASIANRFFIILAAIAVTLAGFWAVRATPVDAIPDLSDVQVVVRSNYPGQAPRIVEDQVTYPLATTMLSVPGAETVRGYSMFGDSFVYVIFEDGTDLYWARSRVLEYLNQVQNELPDGVTSSLGPDATGVGWIYEYALVDRTGNSDLADLRSLQDWFLRFELQTIPGIAEVASVGGMVKQYQVVLEPYRMASLGVTYSDVVRAIQASNQEAGGSVVEMGEAEFMVRASGYLTSLDDFRQIPLKSVGNGIPVTLSDVATIQLGPEMRRGIAELNGEGEVAGGIVVLRQGEDARATIAAVEEKLDVLQASLPEGVEIVTTYDRSKLIDASIENLTGKLIAEFIIVAIVCALFLWHVRSAFVAIVTLPLGVLAAFIVMRFQGVDANIMSLGGIAIAIGAMVDAAIVMIENAHKHIEHWEADHPDEEMSSGERWKLIAEASKEVGPALFFSLLIITLSFLPVFTLQAQEGRLFSPLAFTKTYAMAAAAILSVTLVPVLMGWLIRGKIPKEDTNLLNRVLTKAYRPGLDWVLSRPKTTLVVAGLVFLTTLVPFTRLGGEFLPPLDEGDLLYMPSALPGLSPGEASALLQRTDRLIKSVPEVDTVFGKAGRADTATDPAPLTMFETTIRFKPREEWRPGMTPEKLVEELDRAVQVPGLANVWVPPIRNRIDMLATGIKSPIGVKVSGEDLAEIERVALQVENVAKQVPGVSSALAERLSGGRYVDVDIDRVAAARFGLNIADVQQIVSGAIGGANIGRTVEGLARYPINGRYPRESRDSLAELRALPLLTPSGQQITLGTVAQVSISDGPPMLKNEQGRLISVVYVDTRGRDLTSVVSDLQAAVSDGVDLPAGVSISYAGQFEYLTRANERLQVVVPATLGIIFVLLYLIFRRFDEALLVMGTLPFALTGGFWLLYLMGYNQSVATSVGFIALAGVSAEFGVIMLIYLKSALARRSGALDADGVGEAIREGALLRVRPKAMTVAVILAGLFPILIGTGAGSEVMSRIAAPMVGGMITAPLLSMFVIPAAYLLMRRPRPERPTQPQGEEECEPQPS, encoded by the coding sequence ATGATAGCGCGCATAATCGATGCATCGATCGCCAATCGGTTTTTCATCATTCTGGCGGCCATCGCGGTTACGCTCGCTGGCTTCTGGGCGGTGCGCGCAACGCCTGTCGATGCGATCCCCGATCTGTCTGATGTGCAGGTCGTGGTGCGGTCGAACTATCCTGGGCAAGCTCCGCGCATCGTTGAGGATCAGGTCACATACCCGCTTGCAACGACGATGCTCTCGGTGCCGGGCGCGGAAACTGTGCGCGGCTATTCGATGTTCGGCGACAGCTTCGTCTATGTGATCTTCGAGGATGGGACCGACCTCTACTGGGCGCGCTCGCGCGTGCTTGAATATCTCAACCAGGTGCAAAACGAATTGCCCGACGGAGTGACCAGCTCGCTCGGGCCGGACGCGACGGGCGTTGGCTGGATTTACGAATATGCGCTGGTTGACCGAACGGGGAACAGCGATCTCGCTGACCTTCGGAGCCTTCAGGACTGGTTCCTGCGTTTTGAGCTCCAGACTATTCCGGGCATAGCCGAGGTCGCCAGCGTCGGCGGCATGGTCAAGCAGTACCAGGTCGTGCTGGAACCCTACCGGATGGCTTCGCTTGGCGTCACTTACAGCGATGTCGTGCGTGCCATCCAGGCCTCCAATCAGGAAGCTGGAGGATCGGTTGTCGAAATGGGCGAGGCCGAGTTTATGGTCCGCGCATCAGGCTATCTCACGTCTCTCGACGACTTCAGGCAGATTCCGCTGAAATCGGTCGGTAACGGTATCCCCGTCACCTTGTCCGATGTCGCCACGATCCAGCTTGGGCCCGAAATGAGGCGCGGTATCGCCGAGCTCAATGGGGAAGGCGAGGTCGCGGGAGGTATTGTCGTGCTTAGACAGGGCGAGGATGCGCGGGCAACCATCGCGGCTGTCGAAGAGAAGCTCGACGTGCTCCAAGCTAGTCTTCCCGAAGGGGTCGAGATTGTCACGACCTATGATCGTTCGAAGCTGATCGACGCATCGATCGAAAACCTGACCGGCAAACTCATCGCCGAATTCATCATCGTTGCGATCGTATGCGCGTTATTCCTGTGGCACGTGAGATCGGCTTTCGTGGCCATCGTCACGCTCCCGCTAGGGGTTCTGGCCGCCTTTATCGTGATGCGTTTTCAGGGAGTCGATGCCAACATCATGTCCTTGGGCGGCATCGCCATCGCAATCGGCGCGATGGTCGACGCCGCCATCGTTATGATCGAGAACGCCCACAAGCATATCGAGCATTGGGAAGCGGATCATCCCGACGAGGAGATGTCCAGCGGCGAGCGCTGGAAGCTGATTGCGGAGGCGTCGAAAGAGGTGGGGCCAGCGCTCTTCTTCAGCCTTCTCATCATCACGCTCTCGTTCCTCCCGGTTTTTACTTTGCAGGCCCAGGAAGGGCGGCTCTTTTCGCCGCTGGCCTTTACCAAAACCTATGCGATGGCGGCGGCAGCGATACTGTCGGTGACACTGGTTCCTGTACTCATGGGCTGGCTGATCCGCGGCAAGATACCCAAGGAGGATACCAACCTCCTCAATCGTGTCCTGACCAAGGCCTACCGGCCCGGTCTCGATTGGGTGCTCAGCCGACCCAAGACCACTCTCGTCGTGGCAGGCCTCGTATTCCTGACAACGCTGGTCCCGTTCACCCGTCTGGGAGGGGAATTCCTGCCGCCGCTCGACGAAGGCGATCTCCTCTACATGCCGAGCGCTCTGCCTGGCCTGTCTCCTGGTGAAGCGTCCGCATTGCTTCAGCGGACCGACCGCCTGATCAAATCCGTGCCCGAAGTCGATACCGTGTTCGGGAAAGCGGGGCGGGCTGATACAGCGACCGACCCTGCGCCGCTCACGATGTTCGAAACAACGATCCGCTTCAAGCCGCGCGAGGAGTGGCGGCCGGGAATGACGCCAGAGAAGCTCGTCGAGGAGCTTGATCGTGCAGTGCAGGTGCCGGGACTCGCCAATGTCTGGGTGCCACCGATCCGCAACCGCATCGACATGCTCGCGACCGGTATCAAGAGCCCGATCGGCGTGAAAGTATCCGGCGAGGACCTTGCTGAGATCGAGCGCGTGGCGTTGCAGGTCGAGAACGTTGCCAAGCAGGTTCCCGGAGTCAGTTCCGCTTTGGCAGAGCGTCTTTCGGGAGGCCGCTATGTCGACGTGGACATCGACCGGGTCGCTGCGGCGCGTTTCGGATTGAACATCGCCGATGTTCAGCAGATTGTGTCAGGCGCGATCGGCGGGGCAAATATCGGCAGAACGGTCGAAGGACTGGCGCGATATCCCATCAATGGGCGCTATCCGCGCGAGAGCCGCGACAGCCTCGCAGAACTGCGCGCGCTGCCTTTGCTAACCCCCTCTGGCCAGCAAATCACGCTTGGGACCGTAGCGCAGGTGAGCATCAGCGACGGTCCGCCGATGCTCAAGAATGAGCAAGGCCGTCTCATCAGCGTGGTCTATGTCGATACGCGCGGGCGCGATCTTACTTCGGTCGTAAGTGATCTTCAGGCGGCAGTGTCAGACGGCGTCGATCTGCCTGCCGGTGTGAGCATCTCTTACGCGGGCCAGTTTGAATATCTCACCCGCGCCAATGAGCGGTTGCAGGTCGTCGTTCCCGCGACGCTCGGCATCATTTTCGTTTTGCTCTATCTGATCTTCCGCCGCTTCGACGAAGCGCTACTTGTTATGGGCACGCTGCCCTTCGCCCTGACCGGCGGCTTCTGGCTGCTTTATCTGATGGGCTACAACCAGTCTGTTGCGACATCGGTGGGTTTTATTGCGCTTGCCGGTGTGTCTGCCGAGTTCGGCGTCATCATGCTGATCTACCTCAAGTCTGCGCTGGCCCGGCGCAGTGGTGCCCTCGATGCGGACGGTGTGGGCGAAGCCATCAGGGAGGGCGCACTCCTACGCGTCCGGCCCAAGGCGATGACCGTGGCCGTTATTCTGGCCGGTCTCTTCCCGATCCTGATTGGAACCGGCGCAGGTTCGGAAGTCATGAGCCGCATCGCCGCACCGATGGTGGGCGGCATGATCACCGCCCCGCTGCTTTCCATGTTCGTTATCCCCGCCGCATATTTGTTGATGCGGCGCCCCCGGCCCGAACGGCCAACCCAACCCCAAGGAGAAGAAGAATGCGAACCACAACCCTCATAA
- a CDS encoding copper-binding protein has product MRTTTLITLLAAPLALAACDSGQDTAEMEDMPMAEDAMMMDGQDMPMTDTGNAMQSASAQGTVTAIDAEAGTITVDHGPVPAIEWPAMTMAFEADEQLRSEVSVGEGIAFEFRTGSEGSVITSITKE; this is encoded by the coding sequence ATGCGAACCACAACCCTCATAACCCTATTGGCCGCGCCGCTGGCGCTGGCGGCCTGCGATTCTGGCCAGGACACTGCCGAGATGGAGGACATGCCGATGGCTGAAGATGCAATGATGATGGACGGCCAGGATATGCCAATGACGGACACTGGCAACGCAATGCAGTCCGCGAGTGCGCAAGGCACCGTCACCGCCATCGACGCCGAAGCGGGTACGATCACCGTCGACCACGGCCCGGTCCCCGCAATCGAATGGCCGGCGATGACCATGGCGTTCGAAGCCGATGAGCAACTGCGCAGCGAAGTAAGCGTCGGTGAGGGCATTGCCTTTGAATTTCGTACTGGTTCTGAAGGCAGTGTGATCACGTCGATCACGAAGGAATAA
- a CDS encoding multicopper oxidase family protein: MIRTPRITHALSVDRRGLIKSAGFAAAGFAAFPLAGCKAQDASMLDSTPGSNPLAIPPLQSGEIEQGTRVFRLSLTPGQKEFVPGVASSTIGIDAPYLGPTLEMRRGERVQFHIDNNLAEGATVHWHGFELPAAADGGPHQLIRPGERWSPSFEVRQRASLYWYHSHLERKAGPQVYAGLAAPIYVRDDEEERLDLPSDYGVDDIPLIVQDRVIDGFGRLVYPLSMHTRMMGMRGNRIFVNGTENAVFDAQTGQLRLRILNGSNARFYDFSLEGDRSMQLIASDGGLLDRPHIVRSVRLAPGERAQVIIDLSEGRPLRLLASSPEIAMGMMGGRGMMGRGNSDDASGDVFQILDIRPASSAQRIRVPTQLASLAPTDPSSAVRTRRFVLDMGMMGGGMSINGAAMDMNVINERVPVGQWEIWEIANPSMMTHPFHIHNVQFRVIDRDGRAPPPLETGLKDTVIVNPREQVRLLLRFEEHTDPGLPYMYHCHILEHEDAGMMGQFVVVQS, from the coding sequence ATGATCCGGACACCCCGCATCACCCATGCATTATCCGTAGACCGCCGAGGACTGATCAAAAGCGCAGGCTTTGCTGCTGCAGGCTTTGCCGCGTTCCCGCTTGCAGGATGCAAAGCGCAAGACGCATCGATGCTGGACAGCACTCCAGGGTCCAATCCGCTCGCTATACCGCCCTTGCAGAGTGGCGAGATAGAGCAGGGCACGCGGGTTTTCCGCCTGTCTTTGACACCAGGCCAGAAGGAATTCGTCCCCGGTGTTGCTTCGTCCACCATCGGCATCGACGCACCCTATCTGGGACCGACGCTGGAAATGCGCCGGGGCGAGCGGGTGCAGTTCCATATCGACAACAATCTGGCCGAAGGCGCTACGGTCCATTGGCATGGTTTCGAACTTCCTGCCGCAGCCGATGGCGGACCGCATCAGTTGATCCGTCCCGGTGAACGCTGGAGCCCCTCTTTCGAAGTTCGCCAGCGGGCCTCGCTCTACTGGTATCATTCGCACTTGGAGCGCAAAGCCGGGCCGCAGGTCTATGCCGGGCTCGCCGCGCCGATCTATGTTCGCGATGACGAGGAAGAGCGCCTCGACTTGCCGAGCGACTATGGCGTCGACGACATTCCGCTGATCGTGCAGGACCGCGTGATCGATGGGTTCGGCCGGTTGGTGTACCCGCTGAGCATGCACACGCGGATGATGGGCATGCGCGGGAACCGGATATTCGTCAACGGCACTGAGAATGCCGTGTTCGACGCACAGACAGGCCAATTACGGCTGCGCATCCTCAACGGATCGAACGCCCGCTTCTACGATTTCTCGCTCGAAGGTGATCGTTCGATGCAACTGATCGCGAGCGATGGCGGCTTGCTCGATCGTCCGCACATCGTCCGCTCGGTCAGGCTCGCACCGGGGGAGCGCGCGCAGGTAATTATCGATCTCTCGGAAGGACGCCCGCTTCGCCTTCTTGCCAGCAGTCCCGAAATCGCCATGGGCATGATGGGCGGACGCGGAATGATGGGTCGCGGCAATAGCGACGATGCTTCCGGAGACGTGTTTCAAATCCTCGATATCAGGCCGGCAAGTTCGGCCCAGCGCATCAGGGTGCCGACACAACTGGCATCGCTTGCGCCAACCGACCCGTCGTCAGCCGTCCGAACCCGGCGTTTCGTTCTCGACATGGGCATGATGGGCGGCGGAATGTCCATTAACGGTGCTGCGATGGACATGAATGTGATCAACGAACGTGTGCCGGTCGGCCAATGGGAAATCTGGGAGATCGCCAACCCTTCGATGATGACCCATCCGTTTCATATCCATAATGTCCAGTTTCGTGTGATCGACCGCGATGGCCGAGCGCCCCCACCACTGGAAACCGGTTTGAAGGATACCGTTATCGTCAACCCGCGCGAGCAGGTTCGCCTTCTCCTGCGTTTTGAAGAACACACTGACCCAGGGCTGCCCTACATGTATCACTGCCACATTCTCGAACACGAGGATGCTGGCATGATGGGGCAGTTCGTAGTCGTGCAGAGCTAG
- a CDS encoding helix-turn-helix domain-containing protein, which yields MKKTETEWTGEIMLGVGWALLDAQVGDNRPHRHVAHQVSLALAGTVSVIGTATMDLAEGAAVLVPAGFEHSLQPSGAALRSLYVDPTFRGVRDLDRLTGLMTLTAVESNSLAAIRSSQDAQLWIETFLRKGAVTRIDHRLGPILDNLDPGTSPAELARILGISTTRLREISVRDFGVPTTKLLQWLQVQKAIEAFDLSHNLAEAAAAGGFSDQAHFTRRLVEWFGVTPSRGLARLKITTFR from the coding sequence TTGAAGAAAACCGAGACCGAATGGACCGGCGAGATAATGCTTGGTGTAGGCTGGGCTCTGCTGGATGCACAGGTTGGCGACAACCGGCCCCACAGGCACGTGGCGCATCAAGTGAGTCTGGCGCTTGCAGGGACAGTCAGCGTCATTGGCACTGCTACGATGGATCTCGCAGAAGGTGCCGCAGTACTGGTGCCGGCGGGATTCGAGCATAGCCTACAGCCATCGGGGGCCGCCCTCCGCTCGCTGTATGTCGATCCAACCTTCCGCGGGGTACGCGACCTCGACCGGCTTACCGGCTTAATGACGCTGACGGCGGTTGAATCGAACTCTTTGGCAGCCATCCGATCTAGTCAGGATGCTCAACTTTGGATTGAAACCTTTCTGCGCAAAGGAGCCGTAACGCGGATTGATCACCGGCTTGGGCCAATTCTCGATAATCTGGACCCTGGTACTTCCCCGGCCGAGTTGGCGCGCATCTTGGGAATTTCGACAACCCGTTTGCGCGAAATCTCTGTTCGTGATTTTGGAGTGCCGACGACCAAGCTTTTGCAGTGGCTCCAAGTCCAAAAAGCGATCGAGGCCTTCGATCTCTCGCACAATCTGGCCGAAGCAGCGGCGGCCGGAGGGTTTTCCGACCAGGCGCATTTTACGCGCCGCCTTGTTGAGTGGTTTGGTGTGACACCGTCGCGCGGCCTCGCAAGGCTCAAGATAACGACATTTCGCTGA
- a CDS encoding sterol desaturase family protein yields the protein MAIFRSLYAPLYFLVFLGSATLIISNGVSRGWLIPLFFGSVAVSLLAERIAPFDDRWNSSHGDSRRDIAHAFVNEGSILILVLLLPIIASFVPWPSVWPDAWPFWTQVVLAIIILDVGITLTHYASHRNALLWRFHAVHHSVRRMYGFNGLLKHPVHQLIEISVGALPWLLLGIPTDVAVVGTFAVVIQLQLQHSNVDMRIGLLRYLWAVAPVHRHHHLASETEGN from the coding sequence ATGGCAATTTTTCGATCCCTGTACGCACCTTTGTATTTCCTGGTTTTTCTAGGCAGCGCCACATTGATCATATCGAATGGTGTGTCACGGGGCTGGTTGATCCCTCTGTTTTTCGGTTCGGTTGCAGTGTCCCTGCTCGCAGAGCGTATCGCGCCGTTCGATGATCGCTGGAACTCGAGCCATGGCGACTCGCGGCGAGATATAGCTCATGCGTTCGTGAACGAAGGGTCGATCCTCATCTTGGTTCTCTTGTTGCCCATTATCGCGAGCTTCGTTCCGTGGCCTTCGGTTTGGCCGGATGCATGGCCGTTCTGGACGCAGGTTGTGCTCGCTATCATCATTCTCGATGTTGGCATTACGCTCACGCATTATGCCAGTCATCGAAACGCGCTGTTGTGGCGGTTCCACGCGGTCCACCATTCCGTCCGCCGGATGTACGGTTTCAATGGTCTTCTGAAACACCCCGTCCACCAGTTGATCGAGATTTCAGTCGGCGCTCTGCCATGGTTGCTTTTGGGTATCCCCACCGACGTCGCCGTTGTCGGGACGTTTGCGGTCGTGATCCAGCTGCAACTTCAGCACTCCAATGTCGATATGCGGATCGGGCTGCTTAGATATCTCTGGGCCGTTGCACCGGTGCACCGCCACCATCACCTCGCCTCCGAAACCGAGGGCAATTGA